Genomic DNA from Clostridium sp. BJN0013:
AAAAGTTAGCTTTGTATTCCAGGATGTATTTCTCTTTAAACAGAGTATTATGGAAAATATCCGTATGGGAAATCAAAATGCAACAAATGAACAAGTAATTGCTGCGGCCAAAGCCGCCCAATGCCAGGAATTTATTGAAAAGCTGCATAATAAATATGATACTATAATTGGCACAAAAGGAATTCATCTATCAGGAGGGGAGCAGCAGCGCATTGCCATTGCAAGGGCCATTGTAAAAAATGCACCAATCATTATACTAGATGAAGCAACTGCATTTTCAGATCCCGAGAATGAACATCTTATCCAAAGTGCTTTTAAAAAGCTAATGCATGGCAAAACAGTGGTTATGATTGCACACCGTTTGTCTACCATACGGAGTGCTAATAAAATAGTGGTGATTGACAAGGGCCATCTTATCGAGCAGGGCACCCATGATAAACTACTTGCAAAAGAAGGAAAATATTTCACCATGTGGAATATGTATGTCAAAATGTTGGATTGGAAGATAAACAGAAAGGGGGGCGAAACAAATGCTTAATCTCAAGGAGATGTTGATGCTTACAGATAAAGGCTATTCCGATTTGAAGAAGGCCATAATAGCATGTACTATTACCAATCTTTCACTAATGCTGCCCTTTGGCGTGACCATTGGAATTTTTACCGAACTATTAAAACCGCTCATGGGTCAGAAAATTTCATGGACAATAATGTGGATACTGCTTGGAGCCGGCATCATATCGGCAATTTTGGTGTTTATCGCCAGCAAAAATGATTATAAAAAGACCTACGTCACCTCTTATATGGAGGCTGAAAATACGCGAATCAGCGTCTCTGAGCATATACGAAAGCTTCCCATGAGCTTTTTTAATTCCAAGGATTTATCAGAGCTTACCACGAATATCATGGGAGACTGCTCTACTACTGAACATGTATTGAGTCATATAATTCCGCAATTGTGCGCCAATGCTATTTCTATCACCATTATTTGTGCCATGCTTGCCATATTTGACTGGAGACTTGCACTTTCTATATTCTGCACTGTACCCATTGCGCTTCTTGTGATTTTAGGCAGTAAAAAAATTCAGAATAAATTGGGAGAAAAACATGTGGATGCAAAGCTAAAGGCATCCGGACAGGTGCAAGAATATCTGGAGGGTATCAAGGTTATCAAGGCGTGCGGTTTGGACGGTTCCAAGTTCTCATCACTAGATAGCGCTTTGCGTTTGATGAAGAAAATGGCTATTAAAATGGAATTTGGCACTGGGATTTTTGTTACAGGGGCTCAGATGATTATACAGGCTGGTGTGGGACTTACAGTCTTTGTTGGCGTTTATCTACTGACAGGGGGTAAAATTGAGCTCATCCCATTATTAATGTTTTTGCTCATCGCTGTAAGAATCTATGGACCAGTTGTTGTTGAACTTACCTTATTGCCAGAGCTATTTTATCACCGTATTGCTACAAAGCGAATGCGTACTTTAATAAATACACCGATTATGGAGGGCGATACTCAAACACATATTACAAACTGGAACATTGATTTTGAAAATGTGTCCTTCAGCTATAATGAGAAGAATCCTCATGAAGATGTGGTAATCAAAAATCTTACAGTATCCATCCCCTCAGATGCTATTACAGCTCTGGTAGGTCCTTCAGGATGCGGAAAAAGCACAATTTCAAGACTAATTGCACGGTTTTGGGATGTAAACAAGGGAACGATTAAAATCGGAGGTGTGGATGTTAAAACACTGGATCCAGAATATCTTATGAGTTATATGTCCTTTGTATTTCAGGATGTTATTCTCTTTAACGATACGGTATACAATAATATCCACATCGGAAATCTAGATGCACCAGAACATCAAGTGATGGAGGCTGCAAAAGCAGCTTGCTGCGACGAGTTTGTAAATGAATTGCCTAACGGTTATCAAACAATGCTCGGTGAAAACGGCAGTACCCTTTCAGGCGGTGAGCGGCAGCGAATTTCAATTGCTCGTGCACTTTTAAAGAATGCACCTATCGTACTGCTGGATGAAGCTACGGCCTCTTTAGATCCTGAAAATGAGGTATGGATTCAGCAGGCCATCTCTAAATTAATTGCAGGAAAAACGGTTATTGTAATCGCACACAGACTGAGAACAGTTGCAGGGGCAGATAAAATCATTGTTTTAAATGAAGGTAGACTAGTAGAGGAAGGTACCCATAATACATTGATCAAAAATAAAGGCCTATATAAAAGACTATACAATATTCAGCAGAAAAGTCTAGGCTGGAGTGTATAAAAAATCATGTAAATACAGGGACAAAAACGACAGGAGCATCTTTGAAAGATAAGCCTGTCGTTTTTAATTTTTGCCAGTCATACAGTAGATGCTGCTGTGTCTGCTAAAAAATAATTTAATTTCCACTATCTTTTTTCTTTTGTAAGTCGTTATACATAATAGAAAGTATTTTCAAAAATGAATCTGAAAGACCAACTATAAAAAGTCAATAGCTGAAACTCTCAAGTCCCCAAATAAGTTTAGACAATTACATCTACATTTATTATAATGTAGAAAGTGATTGGAGGCAAAGGTTGAAAAAGAAAGTACACTTTACTAATAGTATAAGAAGGCATAACAAATAGACCACCTTTCGCTGGTCAAAAAATTGAATATTGAAACAAGTTAAGGTTAAGAAGCTGACTTGATTTTATAACCTTGGAACTGTGCCATTAGTATTGCTTGCTCAACAGTAATTTCACGATCAATATGAACCTTGCCAGAATGATTCTTATATTTCTTGAAAAGAGTCTTTGCAAAATGGTATTGAACCATATCTGTATTTATTTTATCATTTGTTAAGAATCTGGAAATCCTTTTTACTTTACTTGATTCAGTTGCCTCACTGAAATCGTTCTTTAATTCTTGCACAATTTTTGATAACACAACTGAGCCTGATTCTATAATTTCTATTATGATTGCTACTAAAATCCTTAATCTAGGTGCTGTCAAAAAATCATAGATTCTAGGTTTTTTTGAGTTCTGTGATAATATATTCTTGAGTATTTAACATACTTGTTAACCGCCTTCCTGTTGATATTGGTTGCAATCATATTTTATAGGGTTTTAAGGCGGTTTTCTATTTATAATTTTATCCTGCAAATCGTTTCATTCATTTACATTAAACTGTCCATACGTCAGATATGATGACAATCTGCTGTACATTATGCTAT
This window encodes:
- a CDS encoding ABC transporter ATP-binding protein, which encodes MLNLKEMLMLTDKGYSDLKKAIIACTITNLSLMLPFGVTIGIFTELLKPLMGQKISWTIMWILLGAGIISAILVFIASKNDYKKTYVTSYMEAENTRISVSEHIRKLPMSFFNSKDLSELTTNIMGDCSTTEHVLSHIIPQLCANAISITIICAMLAIFDWRLALSIFCTVPIALLVILGSKKIQNKLGEKHVDAKLKASGQVQEYLEGIKVIKACGLDGSKFSSLDSALRLMKKMAIKMEFGTGIFVTGAQMIIQAGVGLTVFVGVYLLTGGKIELIPLLMFLLIAVRIYGPVVVELTLLPELFYHRIATKRMRTLINTPIMEGDTQTHITNWNIDFENVSFSYNEKNPHEDVVIKNLTVSIPSDAITALVGPSGCGKSTISRLIARFWDVNKGTIKIGGVDVKTLDPEYLMSYMSFVFQDVILFNDTVYNNIHIGNLDAPEHQVMEAAKAACCDEFVNELPNGYQTMLGENGSTLSGGERQRISIARALLKNAPIVLLDEATASLDPENEVWIQQAISKLIAGKTVIVIAHRLRTVAGADKIIVLNEGRLVEEGTHNTLIKNKGLYKRLYNIQQKSLGWSV